One genomic segment of Hevea brasiliensis isolate MT/VB/25A 57/8 chromosome 3, ASM3005281v1, whole genome shotgun sequence includes these proteins:
- the LOC131178773 gene encoding histone-lysine N-methyltransferase ASHR2-like, producing the protein MSGMARENLVRIEEIQGRGRAIVSSQPLRGGEIVLRDSPILLYSAFPLNGQQLQFSTSIYCDNCFRKLQSASAPLSCPSCSQHRFCSPNCLSVSIASSHNTWVCQALSRMRDCPSLVLHQPMERQIQARFLIAAYNLALVSPSNFQILSSLQGHGEDKDAVAAQFLHSVISSLCPPPSIEGFLFSLELTSALLAKDKLNAFGIMEPVDFNKENCGQRSVRAYGIYPKASLFNHDCLPNACRFDYVDNAPDRNTDVIIRMIHDVPQGREICLSYFPINENYSSRQKRLLEDYGFTCECDRCKVEANWSDQEDNEGDDDDEENEAMEEDHDEPMVEEAASEYETDFPHAYFFVRYMCNRENCWGTLAPLPSSNVNQSSNLLECNVCGNIKNEADDIDADGGQGAYSIPH; encoded by the coding sequence ATGTCGGGCATGGCGAGGGAAAATCTAGTGCGGATTGAAGAGATACAAGGGAGAGGACGAGCTATAGTGTCCTCTCAGCCGCTGAGGGGCGGTGAAATTGTGCTTAGGGATTCTCCAATCCTCCTCTACTCTGCTTTTCCTCTCAATGGACAACAACTGCAATTCTCAACCTCAATTTATTGCGATAACTGCTTCAGAAAGTTACAATCAGCATCGGCACCCTTATCTTGCCCATCTTGCTCTCAACATCGTTTCTGTAGCCCAAATTGCCTTTCGGTTTCAATTGCCTCGTCCCACAATACCTGGGTTTGCCAAGCTCTAAGTCGCATGCGGGATTGCCCATCCCTTGTTCTGCATCAGCCTATGGAGCGCCAAATCCAAGCCCGTTTCCTCATCGCCGCCTACAACCTTGCACTTGTCTCGCCTTCCAACTTCCAAATTTTATCATCTCTTCAAGGCCATGGAGAGGATAAAGATGCCGTAGCCGCTCAATTTTTACATTCCGTCATCTCGTCTCTCTGTCCTCCTCCTTCGATTGAGGGATTCCTCTTCTCCTTGGAACTTACCTCGGCACTACTTGCCAAGGACAAGCTCAATGCTTTCGGCATAATGGAACCTGTGGATTTCAATAAAGAAAACTGTGGGCAGAGATCAGTCCGAGCCTATGGCATATACCCGAAGGCCTCCCTCTTCAACCATGACTGCCTTCCAAATGCTTGCAGATTTGATTACGTCGACAATGCTCCCGATCGCAATACTGACGTGATTATCCGGATGATTCATGATGTCCCTCAAGGAAGAGAGATCTGCTTGAGCTATTTCCCTATTAATGAGAATTATTCCAGCCGGCAGAAAAGATTGCTCGAGGACTATGGATTCACCTGCGAGTGTGACCGGTGTAAAGTCGAAGCTAATTGGTCGGATCAGGAGGACAATGAGGgcgatgatgatgatgaagagaATGAGGCAATGGAGGAGGACCATGATGAACCAATGGTGGAGGAGGCAGCCTCAGAATATGAAACCGACTTTCCCCACGCTTATTTCTTCGTGAGATACATGTGTAATCGAGAAAATTGCTGGGGAACTCTAGCTCCTTTGCCTTCGTCAAATGTTAACCAGTCGTCTAATCTCTTGGAGTGTAATGTGTGTGGCAACATAAAAAATGAAGCAGATGACATTGATGCTGATGGAGGACAAGGCGCGTATTCCATACCTCATTAG
- the LOC131178772 gene encoding photosystem II repair protein PSB27-H1, chloroplastic-like, protein MASPTLLIPTSKPTPLSTTRSKAVVVATISPPRPSQQQHQKQPLRRHFLALATTILTPAMLSPVAPAHAASDEEYVKETEVVINKVRTAIKMDKNDPNVAEVAADLRETSNSWVAKYRREKALLGRASFRDIYSALNAVSGHYISFGLTAPIPAKRKARILEEMDTAEKALSRGR, encoded by the coding sequence ATGGCGTCACCGACACTCCTAATCCCAACCTCCAAACCAACACCCCTCTCCACCACCAGATCCAAAGCCGTCGTTGTCGCTACCATCAGCCCTCCACGGCCATCACAACAGCAGCACCAGAAACAACCTCTTCGCCGCCACTTCTTGGCCTTAGCCACTACTATTCTCACTCCAGCAATGTTATCCCCAGTGGCTCCAGCTCATGCTGCATCTGATGAAGAGTACGTGAAGGAGACCGAAGTAGTTATCAACAAGGTCAGAACCGCCATCAAGATGGACAAAAACGATCCTAACGTAGCAGAGGTAGCCGCTGACCTAAGAGAGACATCCAATTCTTGGGTGGCAAAGTATAGAAGAGAGAAGGCTTTACTTGGCCGTGCTTCTTTTCGTGATATATATTCGGCACTGAATGCTGTGTCTGGGCATTATATTAGCTTTGGACTTACAGCTCCCATTCCAGCAAAGCGGAAGGCGAGGATTCTTGAAGAGATGGACACAGCTGAGAAAGCTTTATCGAGGGGCAGATGA